One genomic segment of Christensenellaceae bacterium 44-20 includes these proteins:
- the secY gene encoding preprotein translocase subunit SecY, protein MFKTLGNAWKVADIRKKMLYTLLMLLIYRLGIIIPVPGVNVAYISEQVNNYTALGFLNLLSGGGLESMSIFALGISPYLNASIIMNLLTVAIPALERMAKEEGGQKKVSAITRIVSVALAIVQAVGILLGMGANAVQSTDIFNYITIVLCLTAGTAFIMWLGERINDKGIGNGISLIIFVGIVADLPGQAIALFSGMFTGKASVWSLVGTLVFALFTITAITFVDMGERRIPVQYAKRVVGRKMFGGQSTFIPMKVNQSGVMPLIFAMTFVQFPGMIAQFWPNSGFYQWYSKFLGTGSWLYAIIYALLIMFFTYFYSQIAFNPIDVSKNIQQYGGFIPGIRPGKPTSDYLASILSRLTLFGALFLAVVAAVPTLFSKLLGSTSAFGATSLLIMVSVALETAKTLEAQMMMRHYKGFLK, encoded by the coding sequence ATGTTTAAGACTTTGGGAAATGCCTGGAAAGTTGCAGATATCAGAAAAAAGATGCTCTATACGCTGCTCATGCTCTTAATCTACCGGCTTGGCATTATCATTCCGGTTCCGGGCGTGAACGTCGCGTATATCAGCGAACAGGTCAACAACTATACCGCTCTTGGCTTTCTCAACCTGCTTTCGGGCGGCGGCCTGGAAAGCATGTCTATCTTTGCGCTTGGCATTTCTCCCTACCTGAACGCTTCCATCATCATGAACCTGCTCACAGTCGCGATTCCCGCGCTGGAGCGCATGGCGAAAGAAGAGGGAGGGCAGAAAAAGGTCTCCGCTATTACCCGAATCGTCTCGGTGGCGCTTGCAATCGTCCAGGCTGTCGGCATTTTGCTGGGCATGGGCGCAAACGCCGTCCAGTCGACGGATATTTTCAACTATATCACCATTGTGCTCTGCCTGACGGCAGGCACGGCCTTCATCATGTGGCTGGGTGAGCGCATCAACGACAAGGGCATCGGCAACGGCATCTCGCTGATCATCTTCGTGGGTATCGTGGCAGATCTGCCCGGGCAGGCAATCGCCCTGTTCAGCGGCATGTTCACAGGAAAGGCCAGCGTCTGGTCTTTAGTGGGAACGCTGGTGTTCGCGCTGTTCACCATCACGGCTATCACCTTCGTGGATATGGGCGAGCGCAGAATTCCCGTCCAGTATGCGAAGCGCGTGGTCGGCCGCAAGATGTTCGGCGGGCAGTCCACCTTCATCCCCATGAAGGTCAACCAATCCGGCGTTATGCCGCTGATCTTCGCCATGACGTTCGTCCAGTTCCCGGGCATGATCGCCCAGTTCTGGCCGAACAGCGGCTTCTATCAGTGGTATTCCAAATTCCTGGGAACGGGCAGCTGGCTGTATGCCATCATCTATGCCCTGCTGATTATGTTCTTCACCTACTTCTATTCCCAGATCGCCTTTAACCCCATCGATGTCTCCAAGAATATCCAGCAGTACGGCGGCTTCATCCCGGGCATCCGCCCCGGCAAGCCCACCTCGGATTATCTTGCCAGCATCCTTTCGCGCCTGACGCTGTTCGGCGCACTGTTCCTGGCCGTGGTGGCCGCAGTGCCCACGCTGTTCAGCAAGCTTCTGGGCTCCACTTCCGCCTTTGGCGCAACCAGCCTGCTCATCATGGTGAGCGTGGCGCTGGAAACGGCCAAGACGCTGGAAGCACAGATGATGATGCGCCACTACAAAGGCTTCTTGAAATAG
- a CDS encoding adenylate kinase — protein sequence MNVILLGPPGAGKGTMAARIKEHFGFEHLSTGDMLRAEMKNGTELGNMAKAYIDEGKLVPDSVIIGMVKNRLENTEGGILFDGFPRTVEQAKALSEIAEIDAVVNLDTTVDVVVGRICSRRLCKECGAVYSTAWYSGSTCEKCGGALYIRDDDTEETVIRRFEVYQQQTAPLVEFYQGQGKLYTIDANGAPDEIAKQIRETLEGLKNE from the coding sequence ATGAATGTCATTCTACTCGGCCCTCCCGGGGCTGGAAAAGGCACAATGGCGGCCAGAATCAAAGAGCATTTTGGCTTTGAGCATCTCTCCACGGGCGATATGCTGCGCGCAGAGATGAAAAACGGCACAGAGCTTGGCAACATGGCCAAGGCCTATATCGACGAGGGCAAGCTGGTGCCGGATAGCGTGATCATAGGCATGGTAAAAAACCGTCTGGAAAACACAGAAGGGGGCATCCTCTTCGATGGTTTCCCGCGCACGGTGGAGCAGGCGAAGGCGCTTTCCGAGATCGCGGAAATCGATGCCGTCGTCAATCTGGATACTACGGTAGATGTCGTCGTCGGGCGCATCTGCTCGCGCCGGCTCTGCAAGGAATGCGGCGCAGTATACAGCACAGCCTGGTATAGCGGCAGCACCTGCGAAAAGTGCGGCGGCGCGCTCTATATCCGGGACGACGATACCGAAGAGACGGTCATTAGGCGCTTCGAAGTGTATCAGCAGCAGACTGCGCCGCTGGTAGAATTCTATCAGGGCCAGGGAAAGCTGTATACCATAGACGCAAACGGGGCGCCGGATGAGATTGCGAAGCAAATTCGCGAGACTCTTGAGGGGCTCAAAAACGAATGA
- the map gene encoding type I methionyl aminopeptidase has protein sequence MIIIKSAKEIEKMRQAGRVAAQAMEKVLAAVRPGVTTGELDRIAFDYIIGAGATPSFKGYGGFPGSICASVNEQVVHGIPGHRRLREGDIISIDMGAYLHGFHSDMARTVGVGQISPEAQRLIDITKESFYRGIAQAIAGNRIFHISKAIEEYAVENGVSVVRELIGHGVGQDLHEAPDVPNFVSRFKGPVLRPGMTIAVEPMLNLGTPKVAEADDGWTVSTLDGKLSAHYENTIAIMPEGPCEILTAAE, from the coding sequence ATGATCATCATTAAGTCTGCAAAAGAAATTGAAAAGATGCGCCAGGCGGGCAGGGTTGCTGCCCAGGCAATGGAAAAGGTGCTTGCGGCGGTTCGCCCGGGGGTAACTACGGGCGAGCTGGACCGCATTGCATTTGATTACATTATAGGGGCGGGAGCGACGCCATCCTTCAAGGGATACGGCGGGTTTCCCGGCTCTATCTGTGCATCTGTCAATGAGCAGGTTGTGCATGGCATCCCGGGGCATCGGCGCCTGCGGGAAGGGGATATTATAAGCATCGATATGGGCGCTTATCTGCATGGCTTCCATTCGGATATGGCCAGAACAGTGGGCGTCGGCCAAATCTCCCCCGAGGCACAGCGGCTCATCGATATCACAAAAGAGAGCTTCTACCGGGGCATTGCCCAGGCAATCGCGGGCAACCGCATTTTCCATATCAGCAAAGCCATCGAGGAGTATGCGGTGGAAAATGGGGTGAGCGTCGTGCGCGAGCTCATCGGCCATGGCGTCGGGCAGGATCTGCACGAGGCGCCGGATGTGCCAAACTTCGTCTCCCGGTTCAAAGGCCCGGTCCTGCGGCCTGGCATGACGATTGCCGTCGAGCCCATGCTCAATCTGGGCACGCCAAAGGTGGCCGAGGCAGACGACGGCTGGACGGTCTCCACGCTGGATGGCAAACTCTCGGCGCATTACGAGAATACCATCGCCATCATGCCAGAGGGCCCCTGTGAAATTCTCACAGCAGCAGAGTGA
- a CDS encoding KOW domain-containing RNA-binding protein, with translation MEKFGVGTVCRALAGRDKGKYFVVSEVLEGEYVHLADGRGRKLAKPKRKKRMHLRPCGAVSEELRQALQQGDALDARVREALAILKEN, from the coding sequence ATGGAAAAGTTTGGAGTTGGCACGGTTTGCCGGGCTCTGGCTGGCAGAGATAAGGGCAAATATTTTGTGGTGTCGGAGGTTTTGGAGGGCGAGTATGTGCATCTGGCAGATGGCAGAGGCCGCAAGCTCGCAAAGCCAAAACGCAAAAAGAGGATGCATCTGCGCCCCTGCGGCGCTGTGAGCGAGGAGCTTAGGCAGGCGCTGCAGCAAGGCGATGCGCTGGATGCGCGGGTGCGGGAAGCTTTGGCAATATTAAAGGAGAATTAG
- the infA gene encoding translation initiation factor IF-1 — translation MSKSDVIEVQGVVTDTFPNAAFEVELENGHKVLAHISGKLRMNYIRILPGDKVTVELSPYDLSRGRITWRGKN, via the coding sequence TTGTCAAAAAGTGATGTTATCGAAGTTCAGGGCGTCGTAACGGATACGTTTCCGAATGCTGCTTTTGAAGTTGAGCTGGAAAACGGGCATAAGGTGCTGGCGCATATTTCCGGAAAGCTGCGCATGAACTATATCCGCATTCTTCCGGGCGATAAGGTTACGGTGGAGCTTTCTCCCTACGATCTATCCAGAGGAAGAATCACTTGGAGAGGAAAGAACTAA
- the rpmJ gene encoding 50S ribosomal protein L36: MKVRPSVKPMCEKCRVIKRHGKVMVICSNAKHKQRQG; the protein is encoded by the coding sequence ATGAAGGTTAGACCGTCTGTAAAACCGATGTGCGAGAAATGCAGAGTCATCAAGCGGCACGGCAAGGTTATGGTCATCTGCTCGAATGCAAAGCATAAGCAGAGACAGGGCTAA
- the rpsM gene encoding 30S ribosomal protein S13 — MARIAGVDLPRDKRIEIGLTYVYGIGLKTSQEILAATGVDPDIRVRDLSEDDAGKIREYVDKHCHVEGDLKREVSLNIKRLMEIGCYRGVRHRRGLPVRGQSTKTNARTRKGPKKTVAGKKK; from the coding sequence ATGGCACGTATTGCTGGGGTAGATTTACCCAGAGATAAACGCATTGAAATCGGCCTGACCTATGTGTATGGCATTGGTCTGAAAACCTCTCAGGAAATTCTCGCTGCAACCGGGGTAGACCCGGATATTCGGGTGAGAGATTTATCCGAGGATGATGCCGGCAAAATCAGAGAATATGTCGATAAGCACTGCCATGTTGAGGGCGATCTCAAAAGAGAAGTCAGCCTCAATATTAAGCGTCTGATGGAAATTGGCTGCTATCGCGGCGTCCGCCACAGAAGAGGCCTGCCCGTGCGCGGCCAGAGCACGAAAACAAACGCGCGCACCAGAAAAGGCCCCAAGAAGACGGTAGCGGGCAAGAAGAAGTAA
- the rpsK gene encoding 30S ribosomal protein S11, producing MAKAVTSRKRREKKNIERGQAHIRSSFNNTIVTMSDMQGNALSQSSSGALGFRGSRKSTPFAAQMAAETAAKAAMEHGLKTVEVYVRGPGSGREAAIRALQTAGLEVTLIKDVTPIPHNGCRPPKRRRV from the coding sequence ATGGCAAAAGCAGTTACAAGCAGAAAGCGCAGAGAAAAGAAAAACATTGAGCGCGGCCAGGCACATATCCGCTCTTCCTTCAACAACACGATTGTTACGATGTCGGATATGCAGGGCAACGCGCTTTCGCAGTCGAGCTCGGGAGCGCTTGGCTTCCGCGGCTCGAGAAAGTCCACTCCCTTCGCGGCGCAGATGGCTGCGGAGACGGCTGCCAAGGCAGCTATGGAGCATGGCCTGAAGACAGTTGAAGTCTACGTTCGCGGCCCGGGATCCGGAAGAGAAGCGGCAATTCGCGCGCTCCAGACGGCCGGCCTCGAAGTTACGCTCATCAAGGATGTTACGCCGATTCCGCACAACGGCTGCCGTCCGCCCAAGCGCAGAAGGGTTTAA
- the rpsD gene encoding 30S ribosomal protein S4: MARYTGPVCRLCRREGCKLFLKGDRCFSEKCGFTKRPVAPGQHGQSRKKASEYGIQLREKQKVKRAYGMSEKQFRSYFELAAKQRGVTGAYMLMLLELRLDNVIYRMGVGDSRAQARQFVLHGHITVNGKKVDIPSYRVSVGDVIAVKAKSAATERFKQIAEQAGKPVPKWLSVAEGGLSASVVALPERDDMDLTIEEHLIVELYSR, encoded by the coding sequence ATGGCAAGATACACAGGTCCTGTATGCCGCCTTTGCCGCAGAGAAGGCTGCAAACTGTTCCTCAAAGGGGATAGATGCTTCTCGGAAAAGTGCGGATTCACAAAACGCCCGGTCGCTCCGGGGCAGCATGGCCAGAGCAGAAAGAAAGCTTCTGAATATGGCATTCAGCTGCGTGAGAAACAGAAAGTCAAAAGAGCTTATGGCATGAGCGAAAAGCAGTTCCGCAGCTATTTCGAGCTGGCTGCCAAGCAGAGAGGCGTTACCGGCGCCTATATGCTCATGCTGCTGGAGCTTCGCCTGGATAACGTGATCTATCGCATGGGCGTGGGCGATTCCCGCGCGCAGGCCCGGCAGTTTGTCCTGCATGGGCATATCACGGTCAACGGCAAGAAGGTCGATATCCCTTCCTACAGAGTCTCGGTGGGTGATGTCATCGCCGTCAAGGCAAAGAGCGCAGCAACAGAGCGCTTCAAGCAGATCGCGGAGCAGGCAGGAAAGCCGGTTCCCAAGTGGCTCTCGGTTGCCGAGGGCGGTCTTTCCGCAAGCGTGGTAGCGCTGCCTGAGAGAGATGATATGGATTTAACCATTGAAGAGCACTTGATCGTCGAGCTGTATTCTAGATAA
- a CDS encoding DNA-directed RNA polymerase subunit alpha: MLEIEKPKIECTEHNADRSYARFVMEPLERGFGTTLGNSLRRVLLSCLPGVAVTKIKIDGVLHEFSTVPGVREDVTNIVLNLKGLRAKLYSDEPKTLTLNVAGPREVTAADISLDSDVEIINPDLHIATLDDNAALTMEITLAHGRGYVLADKNKEPDMPIGVIPMDSLYTPVTKANFTVENTRVGQITDFDKLTLDVWTDGSIPADEAVSFAAKILTEYLSQFVGLADHVGDVEIMVAKEDAKKEKILEITIEELDLSVRSYNCLKRAGINTIEELIKKNEEEMMKVRNLGRKSLEEVQQKLATLGLSLRQDD, translated from the coding sequence ATGTTGGAAATTGAAAAGCCGAAGATCGAATGCACTGAGCACAATGCTGACAGAAGCTATGCGAGATTCGTGATGGAGCCCCTCGAGCGGGGCTTTGGGACAACGCTTGGCAACTCTCTGAGAAGAGTCCTGCTTTCCTGCCTTCCTGGTGTAGCGGTAACGAAAATCAAGATTGATGGAGTGTTGCACGAGTTTTCCACAGTTCCCGGCGTTCGGGAGGACGTTACGAACATCGTGCTAAACCTGAAAGGATTGCGCGCAAAGCTGTATTCCGATGAGCCCAAGACGCTGACGCTCAACGTCGCGGGGCCGAGGGAAGTAACGGCGGCGGATATTTCTTTGGATTCCGATGTGGAAATTATCAATCCGGATCTTCATATCGCCACACTGGACGACAACGCAGCGCTGACGATGGAAATTACGCTGGCCCATGGCAGAGGCTATGTTCTTGCAGATAAGAACAAAGAGCCGGATATGCCCATCGGCGTGATTCCCATGGATTCGCTCTATACCCCCGTAACCAAGGCAAACTTCACGGTGGAAAACACCCGGGTCGGCCAAATCACGGATTTTGACAAGCTGACGCTGGATGTCTGGACGGATGGCTCCATCCCGGCAGACGAGGCCGTTTCCTTTGCGGCAAAGATTCTCACCGAGTATCTGAGCCAGTTCGTGGGTCTGGCGGATCATGTGGGCGATGTCGAGATCATGGTGGCAAAAGAGGATGCAAAGAAAGAGAAAATCCTTGAGATCACCATCGAAGAGCTGGATTTGTCCGTGCGCTCCTATAACTGCTTAAAGCGCGCAGGCATCAACACGATCGAAGAGCTCATCAAAAAGAACGAAGAAGAAATGATGAAGGTAAGAAACCTGGGCAGAAAATCTCTGGAGGAAGTCCAGCAGAAGCTCGCGACCTTGGGGCTCAGCCTTCGTCAGGATGATTAA
- the rplQ gene encoding 50S ribosomal protein L17, which translates to MANYTKLNMASGPRKAVLRNQVTALLWNGRIETTDAKAREVRRIAEKMITKAMKQYKNTVTVTKSVKDDKGNIVEKEFVNDAPEKLAVRRQMLAYLYNVKPEKLEKESKYKYNQRTGDVKYPVVEKVFREIAPKYAARAESLGQGGGYTRIIKMGPRRGDAAEMVILELV; encoded by the coding sequence GTGGCAAACTATACCAAATTAAACATGGCCTCGGGCCCGAGAAAGGCTGTTCTCAGAAATCAGGTTACCGCGCTTCTTTGGAATGGCAGAATCGAGACGACAGACGCCAAGGCCAGAGAAGTCCGCAGAATCGCTGAGAAGATGATCACGAAGGCCATGAAGCAGTATAAAAATACAGTAACTGTCACGAAATCCGTCAAGGATGATAAGGGCAATATTGTAGAGAAAGAGTTCGTGAACGACGCTCCGGAAAAGCTGGCCGTCAGACGCCAGATGCTGGCTTATCTTTATAACGTTAAGCCGGAGAAGCTGGAGAAGGAGAGCAAATACAAATACAATCAGCGCACAGGGGATGTGAAATATCCCGTTGTGGAGAAAGTATTTAGAGAAATCGCTCCGAAGTATGCAGCCCGGGCAGAATCCTTGGGCCAGGGCGGCGGCTATACCCGCATCATCAAGATGGGGCCGAGACGCGGCGATGCTGCGGAAATGGTGATTCTCGAGCTGGTCTAA
- a CDS encoding energy-coupling factor transporter ATPase, with amino-acid sequence MQQILEAEALKFAYISEDETYHFALNGVDLAVQEGEFVVILGHNGSGKSTFARLVNALNTPTSGRLEVAGMDTAKEENQLAIRETAGMVFQNPDNQLVATVVDEEVAFGPENLGVPREEILERVQQSLRMVGMEQYQKRAPHMLSGGQKQRIAIASTLAMHPKMIIFDEATAMLDPKGRSDILEIIHQLNAQGMTILLITHFMEEAVGADQVVVMSNGFVLGKGTPEEIFFDEPLLQKAELLPPFAAQLYMDLKKRGVALLPALTREELADQLCQLQ; translated from the coding sequence ATGCAACAAATTTTAGAGGCGGAAGCGCTCAAATTCGCCTATATCTCCGAGGACGAGACCTACCACTTCGCCCTGAACGGCGTCGACCTTGCCGTGCAGGAAGGGGAGTTCGTCGTCATACTCGGGCACAACGGCAGCGGCAAATCCACCTTTGCCCGGCTGGTCAACGCGCTGAATACGCCGACCTCCGGCCGGCTGGAAGTCGCCGGGATGGATACGGCAAAAGAGGAGAACCAGCTTGCCATCCGGGAGACGGCGGGCATGGTCTTCCAGAACCCGGATAACCAGCTGGTGGCCACGGTGGTGGATGAGGAAGTCGCCTTCGGGCCGGAAAACCTTGGCGTGCCCCGGGAGGAAATCCTGGAGCGCGTGCAGCAGTCGCTTCGGATGGTGGGCATGGAGCAGTATCAAAAGCGCGCCCCGCATATGCTCTCGGGCGGCCAAAAACAGCGCATTGCCATCGCCAGCACGCTGGCCATGCACCCCAAGATGATCATCTTCGATGAGGCTACGGCCATGCTGGACCCCAAGGGCCGCAGCGATATTTTGGAGATCATCCATCAGCTGAACGCTCAGGGCATGACCATCCTGCTCATCACGCACTTCATGGAGGAAGCCGTGGGGGCGGATCAGGTGGTGGTCATGAGCAACGGGTTTGTGCTGGGAAAGGGGACGCCGGAGGAGATTTTCTTCGATGAGCCGCTGCTCCAGAAGGCAGAGCTTTTGCCGCCCTTTGCCGCGCAGCTGTATATGGATCTGAAAAAACGGGGCGTTGCCCTTCTTCCTGCGCTCACCAGAGAGGAGCTTGCGGATCAGCTATGCCAATTACAGTAA
- a CDS encoding energy-coupling factor transporter ATPase — protein sequence MPITVKNLSYTYMPGTPFEHQALKNVSFEIADGEFVGIIGHTGSGKSTLIQVISGLLDGAEGQVLINGVDYMAKKADRRQLRRTLGVVFQYPEYQLFEETVEKDVAYGPRKMGVPESELAGRVRVALEHVGIDYELYKDKSPFSLSGGQKRKIAIAGVLAMEPSILILDEPIAGLDPMGRENFMQLARDLNETGITILMISHNMDNLAEYAGRVLAMNGGELYLNGTPREVFAQEEKLLAAGLDLPEAAKLAGQLRERGMDIPQGTIRYHEILDCLTGKLGGAKQ from the coding sequence ATGCCAATTACAGTAAAAAATCTTTCCTACACTTATATGCCCGGCACGCCCTTCGAGCATCAGGCGCTGAAAAATGTCAGCTTCGAGATCGCAGATGGCGAGTTCGTGGGCATCATCGGGCACACGGGCAGCGGCAAGAGCACGCTCATCCAGGTCATCAGCGGCCTGCTGGACGGCGCAGAGGGCCAGGTGCTCATCAACGGCGTGGACTACATGGCCAAAAAGGCGGATCGCAGGCAGCTTCGGCGGACGCTGGGCGTGGTGTTCCAGTATCCCGAATACCAGCTTTTTGAGGAGACGGTGGAAAAGGATGTGGCCTATGGCCCGCGCAAAATGGGCGTCCCCGAAAGCGAGCTTGCAGGCCGGGTGCGCGTCGCGCTGGAGCATGTGGGCATCGATTACGAGCTGTATAAGGATAAATCGCCCTTTTCGCTCTCGGGCGGGCAAAAGCGCAAAATCGCCATTGCAGGCGTGCTGGCCATGGAGCCTTCCATCTTGATTTTGGACGAGCCCATCGCCGGGCTGGACCCAATGGGCCGGGAAAACTTCATGCAGCTTGCCCGGGATCTGAACGAGACGGGCATCACCATCCTGATGATTTCCCATAATATGGACAACCTGGCGGAATACGCCGGCCGGGTGCTGGCCATGAACGGCGGCGAGCTGTATCTGAACGGCACGCCGAGAGAAGTTTTTGCGCAGGAGGAGAAGCTGCTTGCCGCCGGGCTGGATCTGCCCGAAGCGGCCAAGCTGGCGGGGCAGCTGCGGGAGCGGGGCATGGATATTCCCCAGGGAACCATCCGCTACCATGAGATTTTGGACTGCCTGACCGGGAAGCTGGGAGGTGCAAAGCAATGA
- a CDS encoding energy-coupling factor transporter transmembrane component T, which translates to MKNVALGQYFPGSSLMHRMDPRVKLLLTLAIIVLIFFVHTYWGYLAVLGMLLLAVACSRISIKFVLKGIKPMWFVILLTFVMNIFFLTGEKILWEWGIIKIYWEGIEKAIELAIRLILLVMCSTILTLTTSPKEITDALESLLRPLKAVHFPVHEMALMMSIALRFIPTLMEETDRIMKAQTARGASFDSGGLMEKAKGMIPILVPLFVSAFKRADELALAMEARCYHGGDNRTRMKVFHVQLRDYLALLLFAGLCVFIGFGF; encoded by the coding sequence ATGAAAAACGTCGCGCTGGGGCAATATTTCCCCGGAAGCTCCCTCATGCACCGGATGGACCCGAGAGTCAAGCTGCTGCTGACCCTCGCCATCATCGTGCTCATCTTCTTCGTGCATACCTACTGGGGCTATCTGGCGGTGCTCGGCATGCTGCTGCTGGCGGTGGCATGTTCGCGCATCTCCATCAAATTTGTGCTCAAGGGCATCAAGCCCATGTGGTTTGTCATTTTGCTGACTTTTGTGATGAACATTTTCTTCCTGACCGGGGAGAAAATCCTCTGGGAGTGGGGCATCATCAAAATCTACTGGGAGGGCATCGAAAAGGCGATAGAGCTGGCCATCCGGCTGATTCTGCTGGTCATGTGCTCCACGATTCTGACGCTGACCACCTCCCCCAAGGAGATTACCGACGCGCTGGAATCCCTGCTGCGGCCGCTCAAAGCCGTGCACTTCCCGGTGCACGAGATGGCGCTGATGATGAGCATCGCCCTGCGGTTCATCCCCACGCTCATGGAGGAAACGGATCGCATCATGAAGGCGCAGACGGCCAGAGGCGCTTCCTTTGATTCGGGCGGCCTGATGGAAAAGGCAAAAGGGATGATTCCCATTCTGGTGCCGCTGTTCGTCAGCGCATTCAAGCGGGCGGATGAGCTGGCCCTGGCCATGGAGGCCAGATGCTATCACGGCGGCGATAACCGCACGCGCATGAAGGTCTTTCACGTGCAGCTGCGCGATTATCTGGCGCTGCTGCTGTTTGCCGGGCTGTGCGTGTTCATCGGCTTCGGGTTCTAG
- the truA gene encoding tRNA pseudouridine(38-40) synthase TruA, with product MRVKLIVEYEGTNYSGWQVQENAASIQGELEAALFRATGERRRIIGAGRTDAGVHALGQCAHFDTQTSIPAEKLSFVFNQQLPPDIRVQSSRQVSEEFHARKSAKGKHYRYAIYNGRHNCAIGRQTCAHCPIPLDEAAMQAGAAYLVGEHDFNAFKAEGSNLVGTVRRVDSLQISRQGSMVYLDITGNGFLYNMVRIIAGTLMDVGKGKYPPEQVGRILKSLERKNAGPTAVARGLIMMQVYYE from the coding sequence ATGAGAGTGAAGCTAATCGTCGAATACGAGGGCACGAACTACTCGGGCTGGCAAGTGCAGGAGAACGCCGCCTCCATCCAGGGCGAGCTGGAGGCCGCGCTGTTTCGGGCCACGGGAGAGCGGCGGCGCATCATCGGCGCCGGAAGGACGGATGCCGGCGTGCACGCCCTGGGGCAGTGCGCGCATTTCGATACGCAGACTTCCATTCCCGCGGAAAAGCTGAGCTTTGTGTTCAACCAGCAGCTGCCGCCGGATATTCGGGTTCAAAGCTCCCGGCAGGTTTCGGAGGAGTTCCACGCCAGGAAATCCGCCAAGGGCAAGCACTACCGCTATGCCATCTACAACGGGCGGCATAACTGCGCCATCGGCCGGCAGACCTGCGCCCACTGCCCCATCCCGCTGGATGAAGCCGCCATGCAGGCGGGCGCAGCATATCTGGTGGGCGAGCACGATTTTAACGCCTTCAAGGCCGAAGGAAGCAATCTGGTGGGCACAGTGCGCCGGGTAGACAGCCTGCAAATCTCCCGGCAGGGCAGCATGGTCTATCTGGATATCACGGGCAACGGCTTTCTCTATAACATGGTGCGCATCATCGCCGGGACGCTCATGGACGTCGGCAAGGGCAAATACCCGCCGGAGCAGGTGGGGCGGATTTTAAAAAGCCTGGAGCGCAAAAACGCCGGGCCCACGGCCGTCGCCCGGGGGCTGATCATGATGCAGGTGTATTATGAGTAA
- the rplM gene encoding 50S ribosomal protein L13 has product MKTYMPHGNIERKWYVVDAEGKTFGRLASQVAAILMGKNKPTYTPSLDTGDYVIVVNTDKLVLTGKKLDKKVYRSYTGYRGGLREISYKKLMAEKSDFAFEKAVERMMPKNKIGSQMLSKLNVYKGAEHKHAAQCPTALDL; this is encoded by the coding sequence ATGAAGACATATATGCCGCACGGCAATATCGAGAGAAAATGGTATGTCGTAGATGCGGAAGGCAAAACCTTTGGCCGCCTTGCCAGCCAGGTTGCTGCCATTCTGATGGGAAAAAATAAGCCGACTTACACGCCCAGCCTGGATACGGGCGATTATGTGATTGTCGTCAATACGGATAAGCTGGTGCTGACCGGCAAAAAACTGGATAAGAAAGTATACCGCAGCTACACGGGTTACCGCGGCGGCCTGCGGGAAATCTCTTATAAGAAGCTGATGGCTGAAAAGAGCGATTTCGCGTTCGAGAAGGCCGTCGAGAGAATGATGCCCAAGAATAAAATTGGCAGCCAGATGCTCTCCAAGCTCAATGTCTATAAGGGCGCAGAGCATAAGCACGCTGCGCAGTGCCCCACGGCGCTGGACCTGTAA
- the rpsI gene encoding 30S ribosomal protein S9 yields MAKEQFLGTGRRKKSVARVRLIAGNGNITVNHKDLEEFFGYETLRMLVRSPLELTERLGSYDVIATVHGGGYTGQAGAMRHGIARALIKAEPDLRGEVKAAGYLTRDPRMKERKKYGLKAARRAPQFSKR; encoded by the coding sequence ATGGCAAAAGAACAGTTCCTGGGAACAGGCAGAAGAAAGAAATCCGTCGCCAGAGTCCGCCTGATTGCGGGAAATGGCAATATCACGGTAAACCATAAAGACCTCGAGGAGTTTTTCGGCTATGAGACGCTGCGGATGCTCGTCCGTTCGCCTCTGGAGCTGACAGAGCGCCTGGGCAGCTACGACGTCATCGCGACTGTGCATGGCGGCGGCTATACCGGCCAGGCTGGCGCAATGCGCCACGGCATCGCGCGCGCGCTCATCAAGGCAGAGCCGGATCTGCGCGGCGAGGTTAAGGCCGCTGGCTACCTCACCAGAGACCCGAGAATGAAGGAGAGAAAGAAATACGGCCTCAAAGCCGCCAGAAGAGCTCCCCAGTTCTCCAAGAGATAA